One segment of Spinacia oleracea plastid, complete genome DNA contains the following:
- the psbC gene encoding photosystem II 44 kDa protein (CP43), with the protein MKTLYSLRRFYPVETLFNGTLTLAGRDQETTGFAWWAGNARLINLSGKLLGAHVAHAGLIVFWAGAMNLFEVAHFVPEKPMYEQGLILLPHLATLGWGVGPGGEVIDTFPYFVSGVLHLISSAVLGFGGIYHALLGPETLEESFPFFGYVWKDRNKMTTILGIHLILLGIGAFLLVFKALYFGGVYDTWAPGGGDVRKITNVTLSPSIIFGCLLKSPFGGEGWIVSVDDLEDIIGGHVWIGVICILGGIWHILTKPFAWARRALVWSGEAYLSYSLAALSVFGFIACCFVWFNNTAYPSEFYGPTGPEASQAQAFTFLVRDQRLGANVGSAQGPTGLGKYLMRSPTGEVIFGGETMRFWDLRAPWLEPLRGPNGLDLSRLKKDIQPWQERRSAEYMTHAPLGSLNSVGGVATEINAVNYVSPRSWLSTSHFVLGFFLFVGHLWHAGRARAAAAGFEKGIDRDFEPVLSMTPLN; encoded by the coding sequence ATGAAAACCTTATATTCCCTGAGGAGGTTCTACCCCGTGGAAACGCTCTTTAATGGAACTTTAACTTTAGCCGGCCGTGACCAAGAAACCACCGGTTTCGCTTGGTGGGCCGGGAATGCTCGACTTATCAATTTATCTGGTAAACTACTTGGAGCTCATGTAGCCCATGCCGGATTAATCGTATTCTGGGCCGGAGCAATGAACTTATTTGAAGTGGCTCATTTCGTACCAGAGAAGCCTATGTATGAACAAGGATTAATTTTACTTCCCCACCTAGCTACTCTAGGTTGGGGGGTAGGCCCTGGCGGGGAAGTTATAGACACTTTTCCATACTTTGTATCGGGAGTACTTCACTTAATTTCGTCGGCCGTATTGGGCTTTGGTGGTATTTATCATGCACTTTTGGGCCCTGAAACTCTTGAAGAATCTTTTCCATTCTTCGGTTATGTGTGGAAAGATAGAAATAAAATGACCACAATTTTGGGCATTCACTTAATCTTGTTAGGTATAGGCGCTTTTCTTCTAGTATTCAAGGCTCTTTATTTTGGGGGCGTATATGATACATGGGCTCCCGGAGGTGGAGATGTAAGAAAAATTACCAACGTCACCCTTAGTCCAAGTATTATATTTGGTTGTTTACTAAAATCGCCTTTTGGAGGAGAAGGGTGGATTGTTAGTGTAGACGATTTGGAAGATATAATAGGGGGGCATGTATGGATAGGTGTCATTTGTATACTTGGTGGAATCTGGCATATTTTAACAAAACCTTTTGCATGGGCTCGCCGCGCACTTGTCTGGTCTGGCGAGGCTTATTTGTCTTATAGTTTGGCTGCTTTATCTGTCTTTGGTTTCATTGCTTGTTGTTTTGTCTGGTTCAATAATACTGCTTATCCTAGTGAGTTTTACGGGCCCACTGGACCAGAAGCTTCTCAAGCTCAAGCATTTACTTTTTTAGTTAGAGACCAACGTCTTGGGGCTAACGTGGGATCCGCTCAAGGACCTACTGGTTTAGGTAAGTATCTAATGCGTTCTCCGACTGGAGAAGTTATTTTTGGGGGCGAAACTATGAGGTTTTGGGATTTGCGCGCTCCGTGGTTAGAACCCCTAAGAGGTCCAAACGGTTTGGACTTGAGTCGCCTGAAAAAAGATATACAACCTTGGCAAGAACGACGTTCAGCAGAATATATGACTCATGCTCCTTTAGGTTCTTTAAATTCTGTGGGTGGGGTGGCTACCGAGATCAATGCAGTCAATTATGTCTCTCCTAGAAGTTGGTTATCTACTTCTCATTTTGTTCTAGGATTCTTCCTATTCGTAGGGCATTTGTGGCATGCGGGAAGGGCTCGTGCAGCTGCAGCAGGATTTGAAAAAGGAATTGATCGTGATTTTGAACCTGTTCTTTCGATGACCCCTCTTAATTGA
- the psbD gene encoding photosystem II protein D2 has product MTIAVGKFTKDEKDLFDSMDDWLRRDRFVFVGWSGLLLFPCAYFALGGWFTGTTFVTSWYTHGLASSYLEGCNFLTAAVSTPANSLAHSLLLLWGPEAQGDFTRWCQLGGLWAFVALHGAFALIGFMLRQFELARSVQLRPYNAIAFSGPIAVFVSVFLIYPLGQSGWFFAPSFGVAAIFRFILFFQGFHNWTLNPFHMMGVAGVLGAALLCAIHGATVENTLFEDGDGANTFRAFNPTQAEETYSMVTANRFWSQIFGVAFSNKRWLHFFMLFVPVTGLWMSALGVVGLALNLRAYDFVSQEIRAAEDPEFETFYTKNILLNEGIRAWMAAQDQPHENLIFPEEVLPRGNAL; this is encoded by the coding sequence ATGACTATAGCCGTTGGTAAATTTACCAAAGACGAAAAAGATTTATTTGATAGTATGGATGACTGGTTACGGAGGGACCGTTTTGTTTTTGTAGGTTGGTCTGGTCTATTGCTCTTTCCTTGTGCTTATTTCGCCTTAGGGGGTTGGTTTACGGGTACAACCTTTGTAACTTCATGGTATACCCATGGATTGGCCAGTTCTTATTTGGAAGGCTGCAATTTCTTAACCGCAGCAGTTTCTACTCCTGCTAATAGTTTAGCCCACTCTTTATTGTTACTGTGGGGTCCTGAAGCACAAGGGGATTTTACTCGTTGGTGTCAATTAGGTGGCCTGTGGGCTTTTGTTGCTCTTCATGGTGCTTTCGCACTAATAGGTTTTATGTTACGTCAATTCGAACTTGCTCGGTCTGTTCAATTGCGCCCTTATAATGCAATCGCATTCTCTGGTCCAATTGCTGTTTTTGTTTCTGTATTCCTGATTTATCCACTAGGTCAATCTGGTTGGTTCTTTGCGCCTAGTTTTGGTGTAGCAGCTATATTCCGATTCATTCTCTTTTTTCAAGGGTTTCATAATTGGACGCTGAACCCATTTCATATGATGGGAGTTGCCGGTGTATTGGGCGCCGCTCTGCTATGCGCTATTCATGGTGCTACCGTTGAAAATACTTTATTTGAAGATGGTGATGGGGCAAATACATTCCGGGCTTTTAACCCAACCCAAGCTGAAGAAACTTATTCAATGGTCACCGCTAACCGCTTTTGGTCCCAAATCTTTGGGGTTGCTTTTTCCAATAAACGTTGGTTACATTTCTTTATGTTATTTGTACCAGTAACCGGTTTATGGATGAGTGCTCTTGGAGTAGTCGGTCTGGCTTTGAACCTACGTGCCTATGACTTCGTTTCCCAGGAAATCCGTGCAGCTGAAGATCCTGAATTTGAAACTTTTTACACCAAAAATATTCTCTTAAACGAGGGTATCCGTGCTTGGATGGCGGCTCAAGATCAGCCTCATGAAAACCTTATATTCCCTGAGGAGGTTCTACCCCGTGGAAACGCTCTTTAA
- the rps14 gene encoding ribosomal protein S14, producing the protein MARKSLIQREKKRRNLEQKYHLIRRSSKQEIRKVTSLSDKWEIHGKLQSPPRNSAPARLHRRCFLTGRPRANIRDFGLSGHILREMVHTCLLPGATRSSW; encoded by the coding sequence ATGGCAAGGAAAAGTTTGATTCAGCGGGAGAAGAAGAGAAGAAATTTAGAACAAAAATATCATTTGATTCGTCGATCCTCAAAACAAGAAATACGCAAAGTAACATCGTTGAGTGATAAATGGGAAATTCATGGAAAGTTACAATCTCCACCACGTAATAGTGCACCTGCGCGTCTTCATCGACGTTGTTTTTTGACCGGAAGACCGAGAGCTAACATACGAGACTTTGGGTTATCTGGACATATACTTCGTGAAATGGTTCACACATGTTTGTTGCCAGGGGCAACAAGATCAAGTTGGTAA
- the psaB gene encoding photosystem I P700 chlorophyll a apoprotein A2 (PsaB) yields the protein MALRFPRFSQGLAQDPTTRRIWFGIATAHDFESHDDITEERLYQNIFASHFGQLAIIFLWTSGNLFHVAWQGNFESWVQDPLHVRPIAHAIWDPHFGQPAVEAFTRGGALGPVNIAYSGVYQWWYTIGLRTNEDLYTGALFLLFLSVISLLGGWLHLQPKWKPSVSWFKNAESRLNHHLSGLFGVSSLAWTGHLVHVAIPGSRGEYVRWNNFLDVLPHPQGLGPLFTGQWNLYAQNPDSSSHLFGTSQGAGTAILTLLGGFHPQTQSLWLTDMAHHHLAIAFVFLVAGHMYRTNFGIGHSMKDLLEAHIPPGGRLGRGHKGLYDTINNSLHFQLGLALASLGVITSLVAQHMYSLPAYAFIAQDFTTQAALYTHHQYIAGFIMTGAFAHGAIFFIRDYNPEQNEDNVLARMLDHKEAIISHLSWASLFLGFHTLGLYVHNDVMLAFGTPEKQILIEPIFAQWIQSAHGKTSYGFDVLLSSTSGPAFNAGRSIWLPGWLNAVNENSNSLFLTIGPGDFLVHHAIALGLHTTTLILVKGALDARGSKLMPDKKDFGYSFPCDGPGRGGTCDISAWDAFYLAVFWMLNTIGWVTFYWHWKHITLWQGNVSQFNESSTYLMGWLRDYLWLNSSQLINGYNPFGMNSLSVWAWMFLFGHLVWATGFMFLISWRGYWQELIETLAWAHERTPLANLIRWRDKPVALSIVQARLVGLAHFSVGYIFTYAAFLIASTSGKFG from the coding sequence ATGGCATTAAGATTTCCAAGGTTTAGCCAAGGCTTAGCTCAGGACCCCACTACTCGTCGTATTTGGTTTGGTATTGCTACCGCACATGACTTCGAGAGTCATGATGATATTACTGAAGAACGTCTTTATCAGAATATTTTTGCTTCTCACTTTGGGCAATTAGCAATCATTTTTCTGTGGACTTCCGGAAATCTGTTTCATGTAGCTTGGCAAGGAAATTTTGAGTCATGGGTACAGGACCCTTTACACGTAAGACCTATTGCTCATGCAATTTGGGATCCTCATTTTGGTCAACCTGCTGTAGAAGCTTTTACTCGGGGAGGTGCTCTTGGCCCAGTGAATATCGCTTATTCTGGTGTTTATCAGTGGTGGTATACAATAGGTTTACGCACTAATGAAGATCTTTATACTGGAGCTCTTTTTCTATTATTTCTTTCTGTTATATCTTTACTAGGGGGTTGGTTACACCTACAACCAAAATGGAAACCGAGCGTTTCGTGGTTCAAAAATGCCGAATCCCGTCTCAACCATCACTTGTCAGGACTCTTTGGAGTAAGTTCCTTGGCTTGGACAGGACATTTAGTTCATGTCGCTATTCCCGGATCCAGAGGAGAGTACGTTCGATGGAATAATTTCTTAGACGTATTACCACATCCTCAAGGATTAGGTCCCCTTTTTACAGGTCAGTGGAATCTTTATGCTCAAAACCCCGATTCAAGCAGTCATTTATTTGGTACCTCCCAAGGGGCGGGAACTGCCATCCTAACCCTTCTTGGGGGATTTCATCCACAAACGCAAAGTTTATGGCTAACTGATATGGCTCATCATCATTTAGCTATTGCATTTGTTTTTCTTGTTGCGGGTCATATGTATAGAACGAACTTTGGGATTGGGCACAGTATGAAAGATCTTTTAGAAGCGCATATTCCCCCAGGGGGACGATTGGGACGCGGACATAAAGGTCTTTATGACACAATCAACAATTCGCTTCATTTTCAATTAGGACTTGCCCTAGCGTCTTTAGGTGTTATAACTTCCTTGGTAGCCCAACACATGTACTCTTTACCTGCTTATGCGTTCATAGCCCAAGATTTTACGACTCAAGCTGCGTTATATACACATCACCAATACATCGCAGGATTCATTATGACAGGAGCTTTTGCTCATGGAGCTATATTTTTCATTCGAGATTACAATCCGGAACAGAATGAAGATAATGTATTGGCAAGAATGTTAGACCATAAAGAAGCTATTATATCCCATTTAAGTTGGGCCAGTCTCTTTTTAGGGTTCCATACCTTGGGTCTTTATGTTCATAATGATGTCATGCTTGCTTTTGGTACTCCAGAAAAACAAATTTTGATCGAACCCATATTTGCTCAATGGATACAATCTGCTCATGGGAAAACTTCATATGGGTTTGATGTACTTTTATCCTCAACAAGTGGACCGGCATTCAATGCGGGTCGAAGTATATGGTTGCCTGGCTGGTTAAATGCTGTTAATGAGAATAGTAATTCCCTATTCTTAACAATAGGGCCTGGAGACTTTTTGGTTCATCATGCTATTGCTCTAGGTTTACATACAACTACATTGATCTTAGTAAAAGGTGCTTTAGATGCACGCGGTTCAAAGTTAATGCCAGATAAAAAGGATTTCGGTTATAGTTTTCCTTGCGATGGTCCAGGACGAGGCGGTACTTGTGATATTTCGGCTTGGGACGCATTTTATTTGGCGGTTTTCTGGATGTTAAATACCATTGGGTGGGTTACCTTTTATTGGCATTGGAAACACATCACATTATGGCAGGGTAATGTTTCACAATTTAATGAATCTTCCACTTATTTGATGGGATGGTTAAGAGATTATCTATGGTTAAACTCTTCACAACTTATCAATGGATATAATCCATTTGGTATGAATAGTTTATCGGTTTGGGCCTGGATGTTCTTATTTGGACATCTTGTTTGGGCTACGGGATTTATGTTCTTAATTTCGTGGCGTGGATATTGGCAGGAGTTGATTGAAACTTTAGCATGGGCTCATGAACGCACACCTTTGGCCAATTTGATTCGATGGAGAGATAAACCGGTAGCTCTTTCCATTGTACAAGCAAGATTAGTTGGATTAGCCCACTTCTCCGTAGGTTATATATTCACATATGCGGCTTTCTTGATTGCCTCTACATCGGGCAAATTCGGTTAA
- the psaA gene encoding photosystem I P700 chlorophyll a apoprotein A1 (PsaA) — MIIRSPEPEVKILVDRDPVKTSFEAWAKPGHFSRTIAKGPETTTWIWNLHADAHDFDSHTSDLEEISRKIFSAHFGQLSIIFLWLSGMYFHGARFSNYEAWLSDPTHIGPSAQVVWPIVGQEILNGDVGGGFRGIQITSGFFQIWRASGITSELQLYCTAIGALVFAALMLFAGWFHYHKAAPKLAWFQDVESMLNHHLAGLLGLGSLSWAGHQIHVSLPINQFLNAGVDPKEIPLPHELILNRDLLAQLYPSFAEGATPFFTLNWSKYADFLTFRGGLDPVTGGLWLTDTAHHHLAIAILFLIAGHMYRTNWGIGHGLKDILEAHKGPFTGQGHKGLYEILTTSWHAQLALNLAMLGSLTIVVAHHMYAMPPYPYLATDYGTQLSLFTHHMWIGGFLIVGAAAHAAIFMVRDYDPTTRYNDLLDRVLRHRDAIISHLNWACIFLGFHSFGLYIHNDTMSALGRPQDMFSDTAIQLQPVFAQWIQNTHALAPSATAPGATASTSLTWGGSDLVAVGGKVALLPIPLGTADFLVHHIHAFTIHVTVLILLKGVLFARSSRLIPDKANLGFRFPCDGPGRGGTCQVSAWDHVFLGLFWMYNSISVVIFHFSWKMQSDVWGSISDQGVVTHITGGNFAQSSITINGWLRDFLWAQASQVIQSYGSSLSAYGLFFLGAHFVWAFSLMFLFSGRGYWQELIESIVWAHNKLKVAPATQPRALSIVQGRAVGVTHYLLGGIATTWAFFLARIIAVG; from the coding sequence ATGATTATTCGTTCGCCGGAACCAGAAGTAAAAATTTTGGTAGATAGGGATCCCGTAAAAACTTCGTTTGAGGCATGGGCCAAACCTGGTCATTTTTCAAGAACAATAGCTAAGGGCCCTGAAACTACTACATGGATCTGGAACCTACATGCTGATGCTCACGATTTCGATAGCCATACCAGCGATTTGGAGGAGATCTCCCGAAAAATTTTTAGTGCCCATTTCGGTCAACTCTCCATCATCTTTCTTTGGCTGAGTGGTATGTATTTCCACGGTGCCCGTTTTTCCAATTATGAAGCATGGCTAAGCGATCCTACTCACATTGGACCTAGTGCCCAAGTAGTTTGGCCGATAGTGGGTCAAGAAATATTGAATGGTGATGTAGGGGGAGGTTTCCGAGGAATACAAATAACCTCTGGGTTTTTTCAAATTTGGCGAGCATCTGGAATAACTAGTGAATTACAACTTTATTGTACCGCAATTGGTGCATTGGTCTTTGCAGCATTAATGCTTTTTGCTGGTTGGTTCCATTATCACAAAGCGGCTCCAAAATTAGCTTGGTTCCAAGATGTGGAATCTATGTTGAATCACCATTTAGCAGGACTACTAGGACTTGGGTCTCTTTCTTGGGCGGGTCATCAAATCCATGTATCTTTACCGATTAACCAATTTCTAAATGCTGGAGTAGATCCTAAAGAGATACCGCTTCCTCATGAATTAATCTTGAATCGGGATCTTTTGGCTCAACTTTATCCCAGTTTTGCCGAAGGAGCAACCCCGTTTTTCACTTTGAATTGGTCAAAATATGCGGACTTTCTTACTTTTCGTGGAGGGTTAGACCCAGTAACTGGAGGTCTGTGGCTGACCGATACTGCACACCATCATTTAGCTATTGCAATTCTTTTCCTGATAGCGGGTCATATGTATAGAACGAACTGGGGCATTGGGCATGGTCTAAAAGATATTTTAGAGGCTCATAAAGGTCCATTTACGGGCCAGGGACATAAAGGCTTATATGAGATCTTAACAACGTCATGGCATGCTCAATTAGCTCTTAACCTAGCTATGTTAGGTTCTTTAACCATCGTTGTAGCTCATCATATGTATGCGATGCCCCCTTATCCATATCTAGCTACTGACTATGGTACCCAACTTTCATTGTTTACACATCACATGTGGATTGGTGGATTTCTCATAGTTGGTGCTGCTGCGCATGCGGCCATTTTTATGGTAAGAGACTATGATCCAACTACTCGATACAACGACCTATTAGATCGGGTTCTTAGACATCGCGATGCAATCATATCACATCTTAACTGGGCATGTATATTTCTAGGATTTCACAGTTTTGGTTTATATATTCATAATGATACCATGAGTGCTTTAGGGCGTCCTCAAGATATGTTTTCAGATACCGCTATACAATTACAACCTGTCTTCGCTCAATGGATACAAAACACCCATGCTTTAGCGCCTAGTGCAACGGCTCCGGGTGCAACAGCAAGCACCAGTTTGACTTGGGGAGGTAGTGATTTAGTAGCAGTGGGTGGAAAAGTAGCCTTGTTACCCATTCCACTAGGGACCGCAGATTTTTTAGTCCACCACATTCATGCTTTTACAATTCATGTGACGGTACTAATACTTCTAAAAGGCGTTCTATTTGCTCGTAGCTCTCGTTTGATACCGGATAAAGCAAATCTTGGGTTTCGCTTCCCTTGTGATGGACCTGGAAGAGGGGGAACATGCCAAGTATCCGCGTGGGATCATGTATTCTTAGGGCTATTCTGGATGTACAACTCAATTTCGGTAGTAATATTTCATTTCAGTTGGAAAATGCAGTCAGATGTTTGGGGTAGTATAAGCGATCAAGGGGTGGTAACTCATATCACTGGAGGAAACTTTGCGCAAAGTTCTATTACTATTAATGGGTGGCTACGTGATTTCTTATGGGCGCAAGCATCCCAGGTAATTCAGTCTTACGGTTCTTCATTATCTGCATATGGTCTCTTTTTCCTAGGTGCTCATTTTGTATGGGCTTTTAGTTTAATGTTTTTATTTAGCGGGCGTGGTTATTGGCAAGAACTTATTGAATCCATCGTTTGGGCTCATAATAAATTAAAAGTTGCTCCTGCTACTCAGCCTAGAGCCTTGAGCATTGTACAAGGACGTGCTGTAGGAGTAACCCATTACCTTCTGGGTGGAATTGCCACAACATGGGCGTTCTTCTTAGCAAGAATTATTGCAGTAGGATAA
- the psbZ gene encoding photosystem II protein Z (YCF9) has protein sequence MTIAFQLAVFALIATSSILLISVPVVFASPDGWSSNKNIVFSGTSLWLGLVFLVGILNSLIS, from the coding sequence ATGACTATAGCTTTCCAATTGGCTGTTTTTGCATTAATTGCCACTTCATCAATCTTACTGATTAGCGTACCCGTTGTATTTGCTTCTCCCGACGGTTGGTCAAGTAACAAAAATATTGTATTTTCCGGTACATCATTATGGCTTGGATTAGTCTTTCTGGTGGGTATCCTTAATTCTCTCATCTCTTGA